From the genome of Phytohabitans rumicis, one region includes:
- a CDS encoding EamA family transporter, protein MKASHRLLAVLVAAIWGVNFVAIELGLRDLPPLVLTALRFVAVAVPLVFLVPRPSARLRYVVGYGLVLGVLKFGALFTALAAGMSAGLASLVLQAQALMSVLLAAAVLSERPARSQVAGVLVGSVGIGVLAVGSGGHTTVIGFALTLFAAACWAVANLVMRASGETRPLSLLAWSSLVPPLPLLGLAGVVNGGQAVLDAITGLSGRGLLAVAYVAYVSTLVGFGIWNRLIVRYSIAQVAPFSLLVPVFGLSSAWLLLDEPIGPTELAAAAIVLAGLALVVRHSTADRNNATTAGQRHEPEYTPATAASAQTNAFSSARSAGSSPTARAPIPSSVISRTSMAYPCQPPTWVRGRRSVRGSLLRMISRTTGGASPRPSNR, encoded by the coding sequence ATGAAAGCGTCACACCGACTTCTCGCCGTGCTCGTCGCCGCCATCTGGGGCGTCAACTTCGTCGCCATCGAACTGGGCCTGCGCGACCTGCCGCCGCTCGTGTTGACCGCGCTGCGCTTCGTCGCGGTGGCGGTGCCACTGGTCTTCCTCGTGCCGCGCCCCAGCGCCCGGCTCCGCTACGTGGTCGGCTACGGGCTGGTGCTCGGAGTACTGAAGTTCGGGGCGCTGTTCACGGCGCTCGCCGCTGGCATGTCAGCCGGCCTGGCCTCGCTGGTGCTGCAGGCGCAGGCGCTGATGTCAGTGCTACTGGCGGCGGCGGTACTCAGCGAGCGACCGGCGCGGTCGCAGGTAGCCGGCGTACTGGTCGGATCGGTCGGGATCGGCGTGCTGGCGGTCGGCAGCGGCGGCCACACCACGGTGATCGGCTTCGCGCTGACACTCTTCGCGGCCGCCTGCTGGGCCGTAGCGAACCTCGTCATGCGGGCCAGCGGCGAGACGCGACCGCTCTCGCTGCTGGCCTGGTCGAGCCTGGTGCCGCCGCTGCCGCTGCTCGGCCTGGCCGGCGTGGTCAACGGCGGACAGGCGGTGCTGGATGCGATCACCGGCCTGTCCGGACGCGGGCTGCTCGCCGTGGCATACGTCGCCTACGTGTCAACCCTCGTCGGCTTCGGGATCTGGAACCGGCTGATCGTCCGATACTCGATCGCACAGGTAGCACCGTTCAGCCTCCTGGTGCCGGTCTTCGGGCTCAGCTCGGCGTGGCTGCTGCTCGACGAGCCCATCGGCCCCACCGAACTGGCCGCCGCCGCCATCGTCCTCGCCGGGCTGGCCCTGGTCGTCCGGCACTCCACAGCAGACCGCAACAACGCCACCACCGCCGGACAGCGCCACGAGCCTGAGTACACCCCGGCCACGGCCGCGTCGGCTCAGACCAATGCCTTCTCGTCGGCCAGGAGCGCGGGCAGCTCGCCCACCGCCCGGGCCCCGATCCCGTCCTCGGTGATCAGTCGAACGTCCATGGCCTACCCCTGTCAGCCGCCCACGTGGGTGCGGGGGCGGCGGTCCGTGCGCGGCTCGCTCTTGCGAATGATCTCGCGGACGACCGGGGGCGCGTCACCTCGTCCGAGCAACAGGTAG
- a CDS encoding LysR family transcriptional regulator, whose protein sequence is MDLDVRRLRVLHEVALRGSVTAAAAALHVTPSAVSQQLVQLSREAGHELVERAGRGIVLTPAGQVLASHAREVLGAVEQAVAGLAALRDGVSGTVRVGAFASAAGALVARRPPAPGRSTQSWTYG, encoded by the coding sequence ATGGACCTTGACGTACGCCGGCTCCGCGTGCTGCACGAGGTGGCGCTGCGCGGCAGCGTCACCGCCGCCGCCGCGGCGCTGCATGTGACCCCGTCGGCGGTCTCCCAGCAGCTCGTCCAGCTGTCCCGGGAGGCCGGGCACGAGTTGGTCGAGCGGGCCGGGCGCGGGATCGTGCTCACACCGGCCGGCCAGGTACTGGCCAGCCACGCCAGGGAGGTGCTCGGCGCGGTGGAGCAGGCAGTGGCCGGGCTCGCCGCGCTTCGCGACGGGGTCAGCGGCACCGTGCGGGTCGGCGCGTTCGCGTCCGCGGCCGGCGCGTTGGTGGCCCGGCGGCCGCCCGCGCCCGGGCGAAGCACCCAGAGCTGGACGTACGGGTGA
- a CDS encoding LysR substrate-binding domain-containing protein, with product MIEAEDQQSRLDLHSGTLDVVVLQEYDHVPAPLVDDLDRHPVTTDPMHLITPIGWRRHTGRLSELRDMPWIASTEHTPCLRSTLHACRLAGFEPDIRHRAVDFALTLDLVAAGLGAALVPELALRHVPPGVHTAPLAEPVTERRIFAVTRALGGTPQRPAVHALLAELTGRASLHH from the coding sequence GTGATCGAGGCCGAAGACCAGCAGAGCCGACTCGACCTGCACTCCGGCACCCTCGACGTGGTGGTGCTGCAGGAGTACGACCACGTGCCCGCGCCGCTGGTCGACGATCTGGACCGGCATCCGGTCACCACCGACCCGATGCACCTAATCACCCCGATCGGATGGCGCCGGCACACCGGCCGGCTCAGCGAGCTGCGGGACATGCCGTGGATCGCCAGCACCGAGCACACCCCATGCCTGCGGTCCACATTGCACGCCTGCCGGCTCGCCGGCTTCGAGCCGGACATCCGGCACCGCGCCGTCGACTTCGCGCTCACCCTCGACCTCGTCGCCGCCGGACTGGGCGCCGCACTGGTGCCTGAACTGGCCCTGCGGCACGTGCCGCCCGGCGTACACACCGCGCCTCTGGCCGAACCGGTCACCGAGCGGCGCATCTTCGCGGTCACCCGCGCACTCGGCGGCACGCCGCAACGACCCGCGGTGCACGCCCTCCTGGCCGAGCTGACCGGCCGGGCCAGCCTCCACCATTGA
- a CDS encoding ankyrin repeat domain-containing protein — translation MTADVLVLATEDPLAVAAAEAIHGGEIATLRRLLAEHPGLSTARIGDYDGRPDGGTSRTLLHVVTDWPGHYPNGAAAVAALVEAGADVNARFTGPHTETPLHWAASNDDVEALDALLNAGAEIDAPGAVIGGGTPLDDATAFAQWQAARRLVERGARTSLWHTATLGLLDRLQAYFTGTTRPTQAEVNGAFWGACHGGQQRACRFLLDHGADLDWIPDWENLTPLDAATRSGATDVIAWLREQGAKTAAELGR, via the coding sequence GTGACAGCTGACGTGCTCGTCCTCGCCACCGAGGATCCCTTGGCGGTCGCCGCGGCCGAGGCCATCCATGGCGGAGAGATCGCGACGTTGCGGCGGCTGCTGGCCGAGCACCCGGGCCTCTCGACGGCCCGGATCGGGGACTACGACGGCCGGCCCGACGGTGGCACGTCGCGGACCCTGCTGCACGTGGTCACGGACTGGCCCGGGCACTACCCGAACGGGGCCGCCGCCGTGGCCGCGCTGGTCGAGGCCGGCGCGGACGTCAACGCCCGGTTCACCGGCCCGCATACCGAGACGCCGCTGCATTGGGCAGCCAGCAACGACGACGTTGAGGCGCTCGATGCGCTGCTGAACGCCGGCGCCGAGATCGACGCGCCGGGAGCGGTCATCGGCGGCGGCACCCCGCTGGATGACGCGACGGCGTTCGCGCAATGGCAGGCCGCGCGCCGCCTGGTCGAACGCGGCGCGCGCACGTCGTTGTGGCACACGGCGACCTTGGGGCTGCTCGACCGCCTGCAGGCTTACTTCACCGGCACCACCCGGCCGACGCAGGCCGAGGTCAACGGGGCGTTCTGGGGAGCCTGTCACGGCGGTCAGCAGCGGGCCTGCCGGTTCTTGCTGGACCACGGCGCCGATCTCGACTGGATTCCGGACTGGGAGAACCTGACCCCGCTGGACGCCGCGACCCGCAGCGGCGCCACCGACGTGATCGCCTGGCTGCGCGAACAGGGCGCCAAGACCGCCGCCGAGCTGGGGCGGTAA